The sequence ACATGGAAGCAAAAAGCTCCCACCAGTGTTTTTggccaaaattttaaaaatgtaattttttttgttaacaaaacgTTCGGTAATGTTTTAGCATTTTTCTCGAAAgaggaaatatttttatatatagaaaaagaggAAATATTCATCCCAAAcgaaatattcataaatattaCAACACTCCAAATCAAcagttacaaaatatattacaaaataacACCCATCCCATTGACTACATTATTTCTGCTTCAAAGTCGAATAGGTTTTTCGCTCACTCGAACCCTCGCATAACACATACATTTAGTTCACATTCACATTATTAGGCCATGGACCTTATATCGTCAGACACCGAGTTCTTGAGGGGGTATGCAGCTCGCATCGCGATACCACATAATCCTCTTGGATTTGCAATGTTGCGAGCCATCTTCATGTAGCCAGCTTCTCCCCAAGTGTTTCCCCATGAGTTTCGCACGATCCAATAGTCACGACCATTCTCGGTTCCATACCCAACCACAACAACTCCATGGTTTAGGTTTGTTCCGCACGTTCCATCAAAAATTCCCTTCGAagttttaaaaatgatatacaAACAATTATAAGAATAAAGCTTTTAAAACCAATTTTAAACgatatattatagaatttattttatttactgatTCATAAAGCTGAAATTCCCTGCTGCTTGAATCGATAACGGCTGTTACAGGCTGGTGAGCAACCGCTTTCATTAGAGAAAGCTCGTCGTTGGAAGGCAAACTCTCATACCCATCAATCATAACATTCTTGTTGTTTTCCTACAACACgatataaaattgttattttttttgttgttagagACATTTTTCTATATGTGTGCGTGTATCTATACCGACCTTGAGGCCGGCGTCGCAGACCCCATTAACAGCCTTGTAAGGATAATCGTTGTTTGTACCAAGACCACCATTGGTAACTATGTACTCATAGGCAGTTTCAACTTTACCTCCTTCGCAGCCattattttctttgttacaATTGATCAAATCTTGCTCGGACAAAGTGACTAACTGTCCTGTCACGATCTTGTTTAAGCCTTCCACTGCCCCCACCGTCGAGAAAGCCCAACAACTCCCTTCACAAAAGAACAAAGTAAGCATGAAGCATATATACTTTTGGACTAAAAGGTAAAAAAAGTAATCAATACCATTAAAAGAGGATCATTCACttaatgaaaattttagtttctcaaaaatacccttatttttacaaaggatgaataaaattcattaatggcatttaagtcttttggttttgggcCTACATGTACACCTAAATAGATCTATAAATAATGGgcctatatatatttaaaagatatactaactttaaatataatatatgtataaatatattacgaactataaataaattagcaaacatgaaaatatcattttcttaaatatacatatcaatatttcatttgtatattatacattttttcaatacaaaccaaaatcatatatcctacaccatatatcatatacatatttgaatatcattttttcatttataatgtcattttatacataatattgataTGACAATTACGAGTAttcaagaaaattttaaaaactatattaaaattaatttttaaatctaaaataaaaacacaaacttataataggttattaatgacgaaaataaactaatattgtcatatcaataagttttttgtattttcattttttatttggataacataataaaattttatcaaattctaaggaatcactaatttatgtaatattaagaaatatatgaataatttaatcaatttaaaaaaaaatactattagaTATTTTGTAATCTGATCAATGGTATCAGATTGTAggttaatagtgagtttttggatttttacctggttatatcagatttttaattaacaaatttttcattaaatccgaACCGGATTATATACAATGTATCGGGTCTATAGGTCCAACCATGAATCTAGgtcagatatgaaaacaaatcttaaaactcaaacattattatagaacaactactatattttgaaaaaataccatattttgaagagaaaaaaatgataaaaccctaaaaactcaattgttatggttcaaaacaaaaataatggtaatttgcaaatcagttttcgattaataaatgaaaaacaaacaaacccgcgctttctaagcgcgggtcaaaatctagttggtTACTTATTTCAACTACCACTAACGTTTACATATCCTGTGAGACTGATACATGTTTTTAAAGCCTGATACATGTTATCAACCAACACTAGTTATAATGAATCCAAGATCTACTTATCAAGATATTTTCCAGTTTGCCctgttttcaaaaacaaaagaagaagatctTTTCCAGTTAAAACGGACTAAGatcattttcttattattaattagctATGGATTCGTTTAGGTTTTACGTTTTTTACtggttttaatattttctaacaattttattattctattcTGAAAAGAATGTCGGAATTAAAATCACAACACTTACTGCAATGGCCTTGATCTTTGACTTTAGTAACTGCACCTTCCTTCCTCCAGTCAACAGACTTAGGAAGCACATCACCAGCACTAGTCTTGTATCGGTTGCTGCTAGTCATGAAAACATGGTCCTTAGGTGGTCTCGGATCAGCCCCATGGCAAATTTGTCCGTATTCATGGAGCGACAAATCTGCAAACCGGGTCAAACCAAGCCGATAACCAAGGTTTTCAGCGTTTCGGTTAGTGATGAAACGAAGGTTGTCCTCGAAAATAGTTAAACGCCGTTCCTTCTCGGCGACGGACTCGTACACCTTCCCTTGCTCAACCATCCATGACTCGAATATCAACGATGCCTCCGCATCAAAACCGCTGTTGCGGCGGCCGGGACCACCAATTACATGGTGGTTGTCATCGTAGGAAACGACGGACATATCCATGGCCATGGCGCAAGATGCGATACCCATTGATACTAAGAAGATCAGTGTGGCTGATTTAGGACTACTCATTTTCACTTTGGGGCTCAAAGCTAACGAGACTTTGGTTTGTGTGTGTTAATATGGCTAACACGTGGTGGCATTTATAGTACTCAGAGCTCAGACAGGTAACAATTATTTATTAGAAATAAAAACGTGGTAGATGTCCATTGGAGTGAACCAGTGGATGCGAGTGAGTGCCTTAGTAAATCTTTCaccatgattttaaaataaataaaatttagtaaTATGTTTTATCTAACAAGACGAAACAACTAAAGCATCTATGAATTATAAATATTCCTTGAACTTTTCTTTTCGTATAAGCAGGAAATTATAAAACGAAATCTGGACTAACTAATTCCACAAATATATTGAAGGGGtatatttacaatttaaatTCTTTATAGCTAGTGACTAATTAATAATGATAGAAAAATCAGAGTAAGAAGACTCTGGATCAACCatcatacaaaattaaatttcgACCACTACAGAACCAaatactaaatatttataaaataattcaaatttcttttttgaaaaaaaatatatatatatatcacatgaTAGTTAACATATGGTTTAGACTAATGTATCACAAACGCTATCACGTTAAACATAATTGTAGAGGAGGTATatcttttgttataattaatgCAAATGTGGTTTAATTAGTGGTTGATATAAAAAcacaaagaagaagattaaaCATACAAAAAACATTCATCAATAGACCCAAACGAactatccataaatattatacaAACTCGAGACATTGACCCTTTccatatccaaaatatattattgagaCCATCATTATTTCTCTTATGAATACATCTGAGTAGTCTCActgctagatttagggttcttcaaaaGATGATATATGGTTTGCTAATATGAATTATTGTTAGTATAATTTAATAGTTATTCATCTAGTTTTCTTTACTGCTAAATTTAAGATTGATCACCCTGAACTTAAATCTTAAGATTGATTGGTACAAGCGGaagtttgatttgtttcctaaaataaaattagtatgATCTAATTAACTTGGCGCACACAGAAGTTGGTCTAGGCGATTAGAGAACACATTAACCCATTCGCTAAAGCTTGCTAGATTTACACATGTCTTAAGCTATTCTCTAACTAATATACTCTATCCACACATACTTAATCCCAAAACAATACAAACACCCGTATACAAGTCTGAAACATCATACAACCATATTTTTTTTAGCAACCTATGAGTAGATCGAGGTGTTCAcccattataatacaatatatatgtctatatatGATATAgttcatttaccaaaaaaatacgTGATGCTTATAGATAACACACAAGTATGAATGGTTTAGTTAAAAAATCCTTCTATGAAGCGATAAtgaaagaaggaagaagagatcaCATCAGTCCCCACCTTAGCCTTAGATCTGCGGATAGAAAAGAGAGTAGAAGCATATCTACAGTTTACGGCTTCACACGAACCAGTACTACAAGGAATATGATAAGTGCTAcaccaaaaactcggaatgatatatatatatataagataaaagagaaaaaaagaaatggaGAAAACGAGAACTAGGGTTTCTTACCTCACCGGTGATCAGATCTAGAAAGAATACAAGACATATCTAGACAACGAGAGAGATCGGCTAGTTGTGGATCTCCAATGGCTTAACTCGCCCCCATCAAGACAAGAAAACTCGAAGGTGACAACTACACAACAGAAAACGAGAGCTACCTGCTTTCATGGCGTCCATATtgagaagagaaagaggaagataagaagaagaaaaagatttaGAAGACGAAATAGAAGGAGACGGTTAGACCAACAATCCGACAGAGCTCTGCTACGTTTTCTCTCTTGTGTGAAAACCTAAGGGACTGCCCCCTTTTTATAGGAGAGGAGATTAGTATGCAGgccaaaaaagaagagaaatgaaTAATGGACTTTGGACCAAAACAAGTTAGTTAAAAAAACCATCTCGGTTTAAGAGAAACTGGATGTGACAACTCTTCCCCACTCAATAGGGAATTACTTTCAAGTTCTATTTGGAACACAGAATAACTCGACCGTTAAGAAAATGAACTTATTCGGGTCATATTGGTTTGAATCGAGACTGACACTCAAGGTTAAGACTAGAGAGTCTTTCATGGGCTCTAATTCCACTTGTGTCACTCCGAACCAACATAGCTAAAATGGTTGGCGATATCAGTACACTTGTCTTCTGCCACAAGGACCGAAACAATATGTCTTTCAACAAAGTAGGTTCTCATGACGCCTTTGACAAACTCTCACTAATATGAACCGAACATGCAAAAGGAAAGGGAAGAAGGGTGAACATTTCGACAAAAGCTCAGTGAGGAAAGATTTAGGAGCG is a genomic window of Brassica napus cultivar Da-Ae chromosome A2, Da-Ae, whole genome shotgun sequence containing:
- the LOC106397618 gene encoding probable cysteine protease RDL5, with amino-acid sequence MSSPKSATLIFLVSMGIASCAMAMDMSVVSYDDNHHVIGGPGRRNSGFDAEASLIFESWMVEQGKVYESVAEKERRLTIFEDNLRFITNRNAENLGYRLGLTRFADLSLHEYGQICHGADPRPPKDHVFMTSSNRYKTSAGDVLPKSVDWRKEGAVTKVKDQGHCRSCWAFSTVGAVEGLNKIVTGQLVTLSEQDLINCNKENNGCEGGKVETAYEYIVTNGGLGTNNDYPYKAVNGVCDAGLKENNKNVMIDGYESLPSNDELSLMKAVAHQPVTAVIDSSSREFQLYESGIFDGTCGTNLNHGVVVVGYGTENGRDYWIVRNSWGNTWGEAGYMKMARNIANPRGLCGIAMRAAYPLKNSVSDDIRSMA